Proteins encoded in a region of the Acomys russatus chromosome 14, mAcoRus1.1, whole genome shotgun sequence genome:
- the Crabp1 gene encoding cellular retinoic acid-binding protein 1: MPNFAGTWKMRSSENFDELLKALGVNAMLRKVAVAAASKPHVEIRQDGDQFYIKTSTTVRTTEINFKVGEGFEEETVDGRKCRSLPTWENENKIHCTQTLLEGDGPKTYWTRELANDELILTFGADDVVCTRIYVRE, encoded by the exons ATGCCCAACTTCGCTGGTACCTGGAAGATGCGCAGCAGCGAGAATTTTGACGAGCTCCTCAAGGCGCTGG GTGTGAACGCCATGCTGAGGAAGGTGGCAGTGGCGGCTGCGTCCAAGCCGCACGTGGAGATCCGCCAGGACGGGGATCAGTTCTACATCAAGACATCCACCACGGTGCGCACCACTGAAATCAACTTCAAGGTCGGAGAGGGCTTCGAGGAGGAGACAGTGGACGGACGCAAGTGCAGG AGTTTACCCACCTGGGAGAATGAGAACAAGATTCACTGCACACAAACTCTTCTTGAGGGGGACGGCCCCAAAACTTACTGGACTCGAGAGCTGGCCAATGATGAGCTAATCCTG ACATTTGGCGCCGATGATGTGGTGTGCACAAGAATTTATGTCCGGGAGTAA